From the Nocardiopsis changdeensis genome, one window contains:
- a CDS encoding aldo/keto reductase encodes MRLRTLGRTGLRVSDLFLGTMGFTTTAEATRMIDRYQDAGGNVIDTAPVYGDSEDILGRVLHGTRRDHFVLATKFTLPADPANPLTAGSHRKSLRLSLERSLRRLRTDHIDLLWVHCHDPRTPVEETMRALDDAVRAGTVLYTGASNLPAWAVAAANTGADLRDRTPFSALQVPYSLARRDIERELLPMARTLGLSTAAYSPLGGSLLSGRFAHPDAPATGRVDPADLTEHERALARTLHEAASDEGVGDAPAAIAWLLSRPDPVHPILGPRTDAQLTDLLTAADTTLSPHTLDRLEEASRIPLGYPADLIAQTLPWLDGPREVHPR; translated from the coding sequence ATGCGACTGCGCACCCTGGGCCGCACCGGCCTGCGCGTCAGCGACCTCTTCCTGGGCACCATGGGCTTCACCACCACCGCCGAGGCCACCCGCATGATCGACCGCTACCAGGACGCCGGCGGCAACGTCATCGACACCGCCCCCGTCTACGGCGACAGCGAGGACATCCTCGGCCGGGTCCTGCACGGCACCCGCCGCGACCACTTCGTCCTGGCCACCAAGTTCACCCTGCCCGCCGACCCCGCCAACCCGCTCACCGCCGGATCCCACCGCAAATCCCTGCGCCTGTCCCTGGAACGCAGCCTGCGCCGCCTGCGCACCGACCACATCGACCTGCTGTGGGTGCACTGCCACGACCCCCGCACCCCCGTCGAGGAGACCATGCGCGCCCTGGACGACGCCGTCCGGGCCGGCACCGTCCTGTACACCGGCGCCTCCAACCTGCCCGCCTGGGCGGTGGCCGCCGCCAACACCGGCGCCGACCTGCGCGACCGCACCCCCTTCAGCGCCCTCCAGGTCCCCTACAGCCTCGCCCGCCGCGACATCGAACGCGAACTCCTGCCCATGGCCCGCACCCTGGGCCTGAGCACCGCCGCCTACAGCCCCCTGGGCGGCAGTCTCCTGTCCGGCCGCTTCGCCCACCCCGACGCCCCCGCCACCGGCCGCGTCGACCCCGCCGACCTCACCGAACACGAACGCGCCCTGGCCCGCACCCTGCACGAGGCCGCCTCCGACGAAGGCGTGGGCGACGCCCCCGCCGCCATCGCCTGGCTGCTCTCGCGCCCCGACCCCGTCCACCCCATCCTGGGCCCGCGCACCGACGCCCAGCTCACCGACCTGCTCACCGCCGCCGACACCACCCTGTCCCCCCACACCCTGGACCGGCTGGAGGAGGCCTCCCGCATCCCGCTCGGCTACCCCGCCGACCTCATCGCCCAGACCCTGCCCTGGCTCGACGGCCCCCGCGAGGTCCACCCCCGCTGA
- a CDS encoding MOSC domain-containing protein: MGAVVESVSSSAGHTFGKPVREGIRLLAGLGVEGDAHLGVTVRHRSRVAVDPTQPNLRQVHLIHAELLEELAGEGFAVGPGELGENVTTRGIDLLGLGRGAVLCLGPQARVEVTGLRNPCVQIDAFSPGLLKKVVGRGPDGEVVRRAGIMGIVLRGGRVEPGMAIDVLAPRGPHLPLERV, from the coding sequence GTGGGTGCGGTCGTCGAGTCGGTGAGCAGCAGTGCGGGGCACACGTTCGGCAAGCCGGTGCGGGAGGGCATCCGGTTGCTGGCGGGGCTGGGTGTGGAGGGGGACGCCCACCTGGGGGTGACGGTCAGGCACCGTTCCCGGGTGGCGGTGGATCCCACGCAGCCCAACCTGCGGCAGGTGCACCTGATCCACGCCGAGCTGTTGGAGGAGCTGGCCGGCGAGGGGTTCGCGGTGGGTCCGGGGGAGCTGGGGGAGAACGTCACCACCCGGGGGATCGACCTGCTGGGGTTGGGCCGGGGGGCGGTGCTGTGCCTGGGGCCCCAGGCGCGGGTGGAGGTGACGGGGTTGCGCAATCCGTGCGTGCAGATCGACGCGTTCTCGCCGGGGCTGTTGAAGAAGGTGGTGGGGCGCGGCCCGGACGGCGAGGTCGTGCGGCGGGCCGGGATCATGGGGATCGTGCTGCGGGGCGGCCGGGTGGAGCCGGGGATGGCGATCGACGTGCTGGCCCCCCGGGGCCCGCACCTGCCGTTGGAGCGTGTCTGA
- a CDS encoding sigma-70 family RNA polymerase sigma factor codes for MHEKTSEETRAALFQEHRPLLLSVAHRMLGSTAEAEDAVQETWLRLARTTERIDNPAGWLTTVTGRICLDLLRSRTARREDPADRPGTEPADPDPGPEHRALTADAVSTALLVVLDALTPAERLAFILHDVFAVPFDDIAPLLERTPAATRQLASRARRRLRGTPAPATTATATDHHDTVVQAFLTAARGGDLTGLLTVLDPQVTARGDVFARLHGVPALARGADTVAAQAVTFSRLAHGARPVRVDGRPGFLSLSDHRPTAVLLFTVTDGRITAIDIHYDPDLLTALA; via the coding sequence ATGCACGAGAAAACCTCCGAAGAAACCCGCGCCGCCCTCTTCCAGGAGCACCGGCCCCTCCTGCTGTCCGTCGCCCACCGCATGCTCGGGTCCACCGCCGAGGCCGAGGACGCCGTCCAGGAGACCTGGCTGCGCCTGGCCCGCACCACCGAACGGATCGACAACCCCGCCGGCTGGCTCACCACCGTCACCGGCCGCATCTGCCTGGACCTGCTGCGCTCACGCACCGCCCGCCGCGAGGACCCCGCCGACCGGCCCGGCACCGAACCCGCCGACCCCGACCCCGGACCCGAACACCGGGCCCTGACCGCCGACGCCGTGAGCACCGCCCTCCTGGTGGTCCTGGACGCCCTCACCCCCGCCGAACGCCTCGCGTTCATCCTGCACGACGTGTTCGCCGTCCCCTTCGACGACATCGCACCCCTCCTGGAACGCACCCCCGCCGCGACCCGCCAGCTCGCCAGCCGCGCCCGCCGCCGCCTGCGCGGCACCCCCGCCCCCGCCACCACCGCGACGGCCACCGACCACCACGACACCGTGGTGCAGGCGTTCCTGACCGCGGCCCGCGGCGGCGACCTGACCGGCCTGCTCACCGTCCTGGACCCGCAGGTGACCGCCCGCGGCGACGTCTTCGCCCGCCTGCACGGGGTCCCGGCACTGGCCCGCGGCGCCGACACCGTCGCCGCCCAGGCCGTCACCTTCTCCCGCCTGGCCCACGGGGCCCGCCCCGTCCGCGTCGACGGCCGCCCCGGCTTCCTGTCCCTGTCCGACCACCGCCCCACCGCGGTCCTGCTGTTCACCGTCACCGACGGCCGTATCACCGCCATCGACATCCACTACGACCCCGACCTGCTCACCGCCCTGGCCTGA
- a CDS encoding FAD-binding oxidoreductase → MGVRGLESVVRGRVLAGGDAGFGAASRPWNLAVEQEPVAVVEVADAGDVAAVVRWAGERGLSVAAQATGHGATGSASGAVLVRTGALDGVEVDPVRRTARVGAGVSWGRVQEAAAVHGLTGLPGSSPGVGVVGYTLGGGLGWFGRRHGWAADAVRAWEVVDAGGGRARVSAQSDPDLFWALCGGGGDAVVVTGVELELFGAPELYAGAVVWPVERAARVAAVYEEVLAGAPEELSVWWSLHRFPGAEPLVSVQAAFLGSAAVGEKLLAPLVSVGGSVRDTLGVLPLTGLGSVSGDPVDPTPGLARTELLTGAVGEWSAALAAEPLDPLFGVQVRGLGGALAGPSATPFGPLTEPFYAYAFGAPVGPGGAEAVRSRLERLFAGVAVSGRKPLTALAGGEPLGRVFSPGVLERLGRIKRERDPRGVVRAAHPVLG, encoded by the coding sequence ATGGGTGTGCGGGGTCTGGAGTCGGTGGTGCGCGGTCGGGTGCTGGCCGGTGGGGACGCGGGGTTCGGGGCGGCGTCGCGGCCGTGGAACCTGGCGGTGGAGCAGGAGCCGGTGGCGGTGGTGGAGGTCGCCGACGCGGGGGATGTGGCCGCGGTGGTGCGGTGGGCGGGTGAGCGCGGGCTGTCGGTGGCGGCGCAGGCGACGGGGCACGGTGCGACGGGCAGTGCGTCGGGGGCGGTGCTGGTGCGCACGGGGGCGCTGGACGGGGTGGAGGTGGACCCGGTGCGGCGGACGGCGCGGGTGGGGGCCGGGGTGTCGTGGGGGCGGGTGCAGGAGGCGGCGGCGGTGCACGGGTTGACCGGGTTGCCGGGCAGTTCGCCGGGTGTGGGGGTGGTCGGGTACACGCTGGGCGGGGGGTTGGGGTGGTTCGGGCGCCGCCACGGGTGGGCGGCCGACGCGGTGCGTGCCTGGGAGGTGGTGGACGCCGGGGGCGGGCGGGCGCGGGTGAGCGCGCAGTCGGATCCGGACCTGTTCTGGGCGCTGTGCGGCGGTGGCGGTGACGCGGTGGTGGTGACGGGGGTGGAGCTGGAGCTGTTCGGGGCCCCGGAGCTGTACGCGGGTGCGGTGGTGTGGCCCGTGGAGCGGGCGGCGCGGGTGGCTGCGGTGTACGAGGAGGTCCTCGCGGGGGCTCCGGAGGAGTTGTCGGTGTGGTGGAGTCTGCACCGGTTCCCGGGGGCGGAGCCGCTGGTGTCGGTGCAGGCGGCGTTCCTGGGTTCGGCGGCGGTGGGGGAGAAGCTGTTGGCGCCGTTGGTGTCGGTGGGCGGGTCGGTGCGCGACACGCTGGGGGTGCTGCCGTTGACGGGGCTGGGGTCGGTCTCGGGTGATCCGGTGGATCCGACGCCGGGGCTGGCGCGGACGGAGCTGTTGACGGGTGCGGTGGGCGAGTGGAGTGCGGCGTTGGCGGCCGAGCCGCTGGATCCGCTGTTCGGGGTGCAGGTGCGGGGGTTGGGCGGTGCGCTGGCGGGGCCGTCGGCGACGCCGTTCGGGCCGCTGACCGAGCCGTTCTACGCGTACGCGTTCGGGGCGCCGGTGGGTCCGGGCGGGGCGGAGGCGGTGCGGAGCCGGTTGGAGCGGCTGTTCGCGGGGGTGGCGGTGAGCGGGCGCAAGCCGTTGACGGCGCTGGCGGGCGGGGAGCCGTTGGGGCGGGTGTTCTCGCCGGGGGTGCTGGAGCGGTTGGGGCGGATCAAGCGTGAGCGGGATCCGCGCGGTGTGGTGCGGGCGGCCCATCCGGTGCTGGGGTGA
- a CDS encoding SDR family oxidoreductase gives MAEILVTGGTGTLGRPVVEGLRRAGHGVRSLSRHPRPDDPLSHAVDLRRGTGLDEALEGVDTVVHCATDPLGGDLRAAARLIGAARRAGVGHLLYISIVGVDRIPLGYYRAKYTVERALAASGLGWTVLRTTQFHDLVASLCARAALLPAAPVPDVDVQPIAVREAASRLVLLAQGEPRGRVADMGGPAVEPFTRLMDAYLRSRGLERRTVPVRLPGRVFAAYRAGEHLAPDRAVGTVTFADFLAHH, from the coding sequence ATGGCGGAGATCCTGGTCACCGGGGGCACCGGGACCCTGGGGCGGCCGGTGGTGGAGGGGCTGCGGCGCGCGGGCCACGGGGTGCGCTCGCTCAGCAGGCACCCGCGCCCCGACGACCCGCTCTCCCACGCGGTGGACCTGCGCCGGGGCACCGGCCTGGACGAGGCGCTGGAGGGGGTGGACACGGTGGTCCACTGCGCCACCGACCCCCTGGGCGGCGACCTGCGGGCGGCCGCCCGCCTGATCGGTGCGGCGCGCCGGGCCGGGGTGGGCCACCTCCTCTACATCTCGATCGTGGGCGTGGACCGCATCCCGCTGGGCTACTACCGCGCCAAGTACACGGTGGAGCGGGCGCTGGCCGCCTCCGGGCTGGGGTGGACGGTGCTGCGCACCACCCAGTTCCACGACCTGGTGGCGTCGCTGTGCGCGCGGGCGGCCCTGCTGCCGGCGGCGCCGGTGCCGGACGTGGACGTGCAGCCCATCGCGGTGCGCGAGGCGGCGTCCCGGCTGGTGCTGCTGGCCCAGGGGGAGCCGCGGGGCCGGGTGGCCGACATGGGCGGCCCGGCGGTGGAGCCCTTCACCCGCCTCATGGACGCCTACCTGCGCTCGCGCGGCCTCGAGCGGCGCACGGTACCGGTGCGCCTGCCGGGGAGGGTGTTCGCAGCCTACCGGGCGGGGGAGCACCTGGCCCCGGACCGGGCGGTGGGCACGGTGACCTTCGCGGACTTCCTCGCCCACCACTGA
- a CDS encoding FAD-binding oxidoreductase — protein sequence MSIAQSLAAAIGADQVVTDPEIMEGYAHDEAEWAPYGTPAAVVRPRDTADVAAVVALCAEHRVPVVGRGAGTGLSGAANAVDGWVVVSFERMDRVLSVDPVQQSAVVQPGVVNDDLRRRVAEDGLWYPPDPASAPWSTIGGNVATNAGGLCCVKYGVTRDYVLGLEAVVGTGQVVRLGRSTAKGVTGYDLAGLMVGSEGTLGLVTEVTLRMRPLRTGVEHTVVGYFDSLTDAGRAVAAVAASGVVPSALELIDRFCLQAVDEWKNMGLSAEGEVLLLARSDQPGAAGEQEADTILGCFEAQGAAYAVRSTDAEEAEALFAARRLAYPALERLGPLLTEDVCVPKAQVPHMLARIEEAARRFDTHIGNIAHAGDGNLHPLFIVPAGDEAAKKRAKEAFEVIVDEALALGGTVTGEHGVGLLKMRGAARELGEDVVGMHRAVKGALDPAGIFNPGKVFA from the coding sequence ATGTCCATCGCCCAGAGCCTGGCCGCCGCGATCGGCGCCGACCAGGTCGTCACCGACCCCGAGATCATGGAGGGCTACGCCCACGACGAGGCCGAGTGGGCGCCCTACGGCACCCCCGCCGCGGTGGTGCGCCCGCGCGACACCGCCGACGTGGCCGCGGTGGTGGCCCTGTGCGCCGAGCACCGCGTGCCGGTGGTGGGGCGCGGGGCCGGGACCGGCCTGTCGGGCGCGGCCAACGCCGTCGACGGCTGGGTCGTGGTCTCCTTCGAGCGCATGGACCGGGTGCTGTCGGTGGACCCGGTCCAGCAGAGCGCCGTCGTCCAGCCGGGGGTGGTCAACGACGACCTGCGCCGCAGGGTCGCCGAGGACGGGCTGTGGTACCCGCCGGACCCGGCCTCGGCCCCCTGGTCGACGATCGGCGGCAACGTGGCCACGAACGCGGGCGGGCTGTGCTGCGTCAAGTACGGGGTGACCCGCGACTACGTGCTGGGCCTGGAGGCGGTGGTGGGCACCGGGCAGGTGGTGCGGCTGGGCCGGTCCACGGCCAAGGGGGTGACCGGCTACGACCTGGCCGGGCTGATGGTGGGCTCGGAGGGCACGCTGGGCCTGGTCACGGAGGTGACCTTGCGGATGCGGCCGCTGCGCACCGGGGTGGAGCACACGGTGGTGGGCTACTTCGACTCCCTCACCGACGCCGGGCGCGCGGTGGCGGCGGTGGCGGCGTCGGGGGTGGTGCCCTCGGCGCTGGAGCTCATCGACCGGTTCTGCCTGCAGGCGGTGGACGAGTGGAAGAACATGGGGCTGTCGGCGGAGGGTGAGGTGCTGCTGCTGGCGCGCAGCGACCAGCCCGGGGCGGCCGGGGAGCAGGAGGCCGACACCATCCTGGGCTGCTTCGAGGCGCAGGGGGCGGCCTACGCGGTGCGCTCCACCGACGCCGAGGAGGCCGAGGCGCTGTTCGCTGCGCGGCGGCTGGCCTACCCGGCGCTGGAGCGGCTGGGGCCGCTGCTGACCGAGGACGTGTGCGTGCCCAAGGCGCAGGTGCCGCACATGCTGGCGCGGATCGAGGAGGCGGCCCGCCGGTTCGACACCCACATCGGCAACATCGCGCACGCCGGGGACGGCAACCTGCACCCGCTGTTCATCGTCCCTGCCGGGGACGAGGCGGCCAAGAAGCGGGCCAAGGAGGCGTTCGAGGTGATCGTGGACGAGGCGCTGGCACTGGGCGGCACGGTGACCGGCGAGCACGGGGTGGGCCTGCTGAAGATGCGCGGGGCCGCCAGGGAGCTGGGCGAGGACGTGGTGGGCATGCACCGGGCGGTCAAGGGCGCCCTGGACCCGGCGGGGATCTTCAACCCCGGCAAGGTGTTCGCCTGA
- a CDS encoding GNAT family N-acetyltransferase: protein MNTAWNTRAETPADTAAVHAVNAAAFDTPAEADLVDALRADPAWIEGLSMVAVTDQGTVAAYALLTRCHIGDTPALCLAPCAVLPEHQRTGAGSAAIRAVLDAARARGERFVTVLGHPGYYPRFGFERASAYGIGLDIEVPDEALMALSLDPAHTPPAGTIRYAAPFGI, encoded by the coding sequence GTGAACACCGCCTGGAACACCCGCGCCGAGACCCCCGCCGACACCGCCGCCGTGCACGCCGTCAACGCCGCCGCGTTCGACACCCCCGCCGAGGCCGACCTGGTCGACGCCCTGCGCGCCGACCCCGCCTGGATCGAGGGCCTGTCCATGGTCGCCGTCACCGACCAGGGCACCGTCGCCGCCTACGCCCTGCTCACCCGCTGCCACATCGGCGACACCCCGGCCCTGTGCCTGGCGCCGTGCGCCGTCCTGCCCGAGCACCAGCGCACCGGCGCCGGATCGGCCGCCATCCGCGCGGTCCTGGACGCCGCCCGCGCCCGCGGCGAACGCTTCGTCACCGTCCTGGGCCACCCCGGCTACTACCCCCGGTTCGGGTTCGAGCGCGCCTCGGCCTACGGGATCGGGCTGGACATCGAGGTCCCGGACGAGGCCCTCATGGCCCTGTCCCTGGACCCGGCCCACACCCCGCCCGCCGGGACGATCCGCTACGCCGCACCGTTCGGCATCTGA
- a CDS encoding MerR family transcriptional regulator, producing MAGGVVRGELRPVDLARAVGVSAQTVRDCEASGVLPPARRTGSGQRRFTGRHLAALVAYRALAPGMGVMAAGEVLRVLHARGADAALEAVEAAFAEAHRERGAVREAARALAAVAAAAGAGGREVPAVLAGVRAREAEGPLRIGGVARLVGVRASALRVWERAGLVRPVRDPRTGYRVYGPEQVREVRVVSELRRGGYGLGQIAPVMEELRASGGGEALEGALRRREEGLAVRARALAAGVARLQDYLDLLEAEGS from the coding sequence GTGGCGGGAGGGGTCGTCCGGGGGGAGTTGCGGCCGGTGGACCTGGCCCGGGCGGTGGGGGTGTCGGCCCAGACGGTGCGCGACTGCGAGGCCTCGGGGGTGCTGCCGCCGGCGCGGCGGACGGGGTCGGGGCAGCGGCGGTTCACCGGGCGCCACCTGGCGGCGCTGGTGGCCTATCGTGCGCTGGCCCCGGGCATGGGGGTGATGGCGGCGGGCGAGGTGCTGCGGGTCCTGCACGCGCGTGGGGCGGACGCGGCGCTGGAGGCGGTGGAGGCGGCCTTCGCCGAGGCGCACCGGGAGCGGGGCGCGGTGCGGGAGGCGGCGCGTGCGCTGGCGGCGGTGGCCGCGGCCGCCGGTGCGGGCGGGCGCGAGGTGCCCGCGGTGCTGGCGGGGGTGCGGGCGCGGGAGGCGGAGGGGCCGTTGCGGATCGGCGGGGTGGCGCGCCTGGTGGGGGTGCGGGCCTCGGCGCTGCGGGTGTGGGAGCGGGCCGGGCTGGTGCGGCCGGTGCGGGATCCGCGGACGGGGTACCGGGTGTACGGGCCCGAGCAGGTGCGCGAGGTGCGGGTGGTGTCGGAGCTGCGGCGCGGCGGGTACGGGCTGGGGCAGATCGCGCCGGTGATGGAGGAGTTGCGGGCCTCGGGCGGCGGGGAGGCGCTGGAGGGGGCGCTGCGCCGCCGCGAGGAGGGGCTGGCCGTCAGGGCCCGCGCCCTGGCGGCGGGGGTGGCGCGCCTGCAGGACTACCTGGACCTGCTGGAGGCCGAGGGGTCCTGA
- a CDS encoding Clp protease N-terminal domain-containing protein, with protein MPKVNVYLPEDLAEAVRESRIPVSAVCQRALEQAVRRLAAAREALRGPVRGRDLDAHLPLFTPRARTVLSLAADRPAPGTPITTADLAAALVQEGGNLALHVLGAMEITPAALTAALAGHEAAEEEGPSAPPAFSSPAVHCLEAALGEATALGHNYVGCEHLLLGLVAEEEGAGGAALRSLGADPRSTRRAVTAALAGYVHLRSQQAADPGQGPADALEARLTPLLARIERLEERLDTQGRDTPPGPAAGQDPSASSRSR; from the coding sequence ATGCCCAAGGTCAACGTCTACCTCCCCGAGGACCTCGCCGAGGCGGTGCGCGAGAGCCGCATCCCCGTCTCGGCCGTGTGCCAGCGCGCCCTGGAACAGGCGGTGCGCCGCCTGGCCGCCGCCCGCGAGGCCCTGCGCGGCCCCGTCCGCGGCCGGGACCTGGACGCCCACCTGCCCCTGTTCACCCCCCGGGCCCGCACCGTGCTGAGCCTGGCCGCCGACCGCCCGGCCCCCGGAACCCCCATCACCACCGCCGACCTGGCCGCCGCCCTGGTCCAGGAGGGCGGCAACCTCGCCCTCCACGTGCTGGGGGCCATGGAGATCACCCCCGCCGCCCTCACCGCGGCCCTGGCCGGACACGAGGCGGCCGAGGAGGAGGGCCCCAGCGCCCCGCCCGCCTTCAGCTCCCCGGCCGTCCACTGCCTGGAGGCCGCCCTGGGCGAGGCCACCGCCCTGGGGCACAACTACGTGGGCTGCGAACACCTGCTGCTGGGCCTGGTCGCCGAGGAGGAGGGCGCCGGCGGCGCGGCCCTGCGCTCCCTGGGCGCCGACCCCCGGTCCACCCGCCGCGCGGTCACCGCCGCCCTGGCCGGGTACGTCCACCTGCGCTCCCAGCAGGCCGCCGACCCCGGGCAGGGTCCCGCCGACGCGCTCGAGGCCCGGCTCACCCCGCTGCTGGCCCGCATCGAACGCCTGGAGGAACGCCTGGACACACAAGGCCGAGACACCCCGCCCGGGCCCGCCGCGGGTCAGGACCCCTCGGCCTCCAGCAGGTCCAGGTAG
- a CDS encoding helix-turn-helix domain-containing protein, translated as MDDELDPVLAAVGPRLRELRRDRGITLAGLSETTGISVSTLSRLESGRRRPTLELLLPLARVHGVPLDELVGADTADPRVRLRPFTRDGVEYLPLSRTPGGIQAFRITIPPPRGHVEADQRSHEGHDWLYVLEGRLRLLLGPHDMVLKQGEVAEFDTRIPHGFLNPGPGPVSYLGLFGPQGERAHVRVRPTEGRREDEGEPRGR; from the coding sequence ATGGACGACGAACTCGACCCGGTGCTGGCGGCGGTGGGGCCGCGGCTGCGCGAGCTGCGCCGCGACCGCGGCATCACCCTGGCCGGCCTGTCGGAGACCACCGGGATCTCGGTGAGCACCCTGTCGCGCCTGGAGTCGGGGCGGCGCCGCCCCACCCTGGAGCTGCTGCTGCCGCTGGCCCGGGTGCACGGGGTGCCGCTGGACGAGCTGGTGGGCGCCGACACCGCCGACCCGCGGGTGCGGCTGCGCCCGTTCACCCGCGACGGCGTCGAGTACCTGCCGCTCTCGCGGACCCCCGGGGGCATCCAGGCGTTCCGCATCACCATCCCCCCGCCCCGCGGGCACGTGGAGGCCGACCAGCGCAGCCACGAGGGCCACGACTGGCTGTACGTGCTGGAGGGGCGGCTGCGGCTGCTGCTGGGGCCGCACGACATGGTCCTCAAGCAGGGGGAGGTCGCCGAGTTCGACACCCGCATCCCGCACGGGTTCCTCAACCCCGGCCCGGGGCCGGTCTCCTATCTGGGCCTGTTCGGGCCCCAGGGCGAGCGCGCCCACGTGCGGGTGCGCCCCACCGAGGGGCGCCGTGAGGACGAGGGGGAACCGCGGGGGCGGTGA
- a CDS encoding SDR family oxidoreductase — protein sequence MARDDRIAGASAFDDYDRVAVVTGADSGIGRASAVRLARDGFDVGVTYHSDEEGVRRTEEEVRRIGRRVAVRRHDLADPVRGSEAVADLVGELGGVGVLVNNAGTGSGEHLLDTGYERWREVLSVDLDGPFLCARIAAEHMRDAGRGGRIVNITSVHEEYPRVTAGAYCVAKGGLRMLTRVLALELGLYGITANAVAPGEIATPMTGQHEEEPRLDSRAGYPLPRPGHADEVAEAVAFLAGPGSSYVTGASLFVDGGLSLMGPQAAGALEDATWRKG from the coding sequence ATGGCACGGGACGACCGCATCGCGGGGGCGAGCGCGTTCGACGACTACGACCGAGTGGCCGTGGTGACGGGTGCCGACAGCGGTATCGGCAGGGCGAGTGCGGTCCGCCTGGCCCGGGACGGCTTCGACGTCGGCGTCACCTACCACAGCGACGAGGAGGGGGTGCGGCGCACCGAGGAGGAGGTGCGCCGGATCGGACGGCGGGTGGCGGTGCGCAGGCACGACCTGGCCGACCCGGTGCGGGGCTCGGAGGCCGTCGCCGACCTGGTCGGGGAGCTGGGCGGGGTGGGCGTCCTGGTGAACAACGCGGGCACCGGTTCGGGCGAGCACCTGCTGGACACCGGCTACGAGCGCTGGCGCGAGGTCCTGTCGGTGGATCTGGACGGGCCCTTCCTGTGCGCGAGGATCGCCGCGGAGCACATGCGCGACGCGGGCCGGGGCGGGCGCATCGTCAACATCACCAGCGTCCACGAGGAGTACCCGCGGGTGACGGCGGGGGCGTACTGCGTGGCCAAGGGCGGGCTGCGGATGCTCACCCGGGTCCTGGCCCTGGAGCTGGGCCTGTACGGCATCACCGCGAACGCGGTGGCTCCGGGGGAGATCGCCACGCCCATGACCGGGCAGCACGAGGAGGAGCCGCGGCTGGACTCGCGCGCCGGGTACCCGCTGCCGCGGCCGGGGCACGCCGACGAGGTGGCCGAGGCGGTGGCGTTCCTGGCCGGGCCCGGGTCGTCCTATGTGACGGGGGCGTCGCTGTTCGTGGACGGGGGGCTGTCCCTGATGGGGCCGCAGGCCGCGGGGGCCCTGGAGGACGCGACCTGGCGCAAGGGCTGA
- a CDS encoding type 1 glutamine amidotransferase domain-containing protein: protein MADVLSGRRVAFLAADGVEQVELERPRRALEEAGAVTELLSLKDGEIQAMNGDIEPADRFAVDRRVAEASVQDYDGLVLPGGTVNPDNLRADADAVRFVREFAATGRPIAAICHGPWTLVEADLVRGRTLTSYPSIRTDVRNAGGNVVEEEVVTDGGITTSRNPDDLPAFCERIVRELSRA, encoded by the coding sequence ATGGCGGACGTGCTCAGCGGGCGGCGGGTGGCGTTCCTGGCCGCGGACGGTGTGGAGCAGGTCGAGCTGGAGCGGCCGCGCCGGGCGCTGGAGGAGGCCGGGGCCGTCACCGAGCTGCTCTCGTTGAAGGACGGCGAGATCCAGGCGATGAACGGGGACATCGAGCCGGCCGACCGGTTCGCTGTGGACCGGCGGGTGGCCGAGGCGTCGGTACAGGACTACGACGGCCTGGTGCTGCCGGGCGGCACCGTCAATCCCGACAACCTGCGGGCCGACGCCGACGCGGTGCGGTTCGTGCGCGAGTTCGCGGCGACGGGCAGGCCGATCGCGGCGATCTGCCACGGTCCGTGGACGCTGGTGGAGGCCGACCTGGTGCGCGGGCGCACGCTCACGTCGTATCCGAGCATCCGCACCGATGTGCGCAACGCCGGGGGGAACGTGGTGGAGGAGGAGGTGGTCACCGACGGCGGGATCACCACCAGCCGCAATCCGGACGACCTGCCCGCGTTCTGCGAGCGGATCGTGCGGGAGCTGTCCCGGGCCTGA
- a CDS encoding methionine/alanine import family NSS transporter small subunit, translating to MSASAITMMVISMALLWGGLITAIVHLRRHPEVSDQD from the coding sequence ATGTCGGCCAGCGCGATCACCATGATGGTCATCTCCATGGCACTGCTGTGGGGCGGCCTGATCACCGCCATCGTCCACCTGCGCCGCCACCCCGAGGTCTCCGACCAGGACTGA